gaattcTGTACATGTCAAGTAAAGCTGCCTCATTCACGTCAACGTATTTGTGTTTACTACAATACATCTAGTTTAAAAGTCATTTAACAAAGAAAACTGCTGCTTATTAAGCAGCTGAACATTATGAGTCTTCTTTCAGTCATTTGTTCCCAACACAATGTCATGCAAACATGAGCTCATTCATATTTGAAGTTTGTGGAAGTTacttacaaaaatattattGGAAAAGTTTCAAAGGTATAAACACACCTGTCACTGGTGAAGTGTTTAGTAAAATTTTATATTGTACACTTGAATTAACTATTGCACTTTGTTTATTTCAGATGTGTTGTTTTCTGAGGTACGTCGCTCATGTGGTGTAATGGTATTGGTCAATCCTCAGAGTGGGCGGGGTCAAGCAATGGCTCTCTACAACACCCACATCCAGCGGATGCTTACAGAGGCAGATATACACCATACACTGGTCATTACAGGTCTGtaatacccccccccccacacacacacacacacacacgcacacacatgcacacacatttcAGAAATACCAGTGAGATCAGGCTGTTCAGGTTAGATGTTCCTGTCATTTCTGCAGTGATGGATCATCTAATATTTGTCTGTTTCTTGTTATTTCTGTCGGTCTGTAACAGTCTGTGAAAACATTTATCTCTTATCTCTCATATCAAACACAGAGCAAAAACACACCAAAAATGTCtggaaaatattatttaacagAATCACGATAAGATACACAACACACTGAGCTGTCCTGCTGTCTTACTGCTGactacatttaatttaatcattaaAGTTAAATTAAAACTCATGAAATACTGCACacactaatacacacttatacAAATCTTCCTTTTCGGTAACCAAAGCTGAAAAACAATATCAACCAATAATATCACAAAAGCTTTTCAAAGTCcaatcagatttaaaaaaatgaagtcCCACCCTATGTTTTTCTTTTCGACACAAATCACTGAGTGCATTTACTACCTTTCACCTCAACCCTAAAATATTGTGACTGTAACGGCACAAGAGAGGCATCAAAATAAGTGACACTTCCTAAATTTACTCATCTAATACACTTATATGAATTACTGTACAATCTGTGATGGTGTTGAAATATTGCAGTGTTTCACTCATGAAGTTTGAGTGATATATGACATGAAAGGTCAACAAAAACATTACCGTTTCGAAGATAAAATGTTGATATGTAGTTGTGTGAGCTGTGTGTATAGTATGGAGGTGGATCACTAGGTATGTtcacatgcaaccaaataatctgtttgtaatcgtattgatggctcaaccGTATTGAAAagtcttcatgtaaacaccttaaagctcacgtaacacacgctgtttctgcatttctgaaattaatctggagtacctatatagtagtatgacatcctttatatctctgaagagtctttagtttaatcagatttataaaagaaagattagctttaccgaatctttccgataacgtacgaaaaaatgaagaaggaggagttataacacgggaggagcgagtacgagtcatacaacactatacaacactgttttaacttatgattcactacatgttcgtgtcatttatataatatacacgcgcctatttccaacataagacagaagtcttacttaccacgtgtaactcgtcatgacccggttctgaaaatccactgtatcaaacacacacgcaaaactccgctgctaatccggataataaactatatccattgtttccataaggctggatgtcttctccttacatccaaaaacacacttcttgttgtgccattgttgacttttgaaattaaacaaagctgagtggcgtgataagctgttagcaagctctagcgtctcccgctgactgacggctgggcggggttttccgggggaagttttccggcggaagcccatataaagaagtgatacgtatcgaaaacccctgaaacgtcagttagaaccgtaatcgaaaaaaattagccgaaacttgtacgaaccctggcgaagtgcattcggcacagaaatactctgtaacacgcccaactgcatttttgacactttgcctcaGACCCGGCGCCAGACACAAATTCACGGACGGGCATTTCATTTTTCAGAGGGGGCACAAATGAGATCAACCTCATtgcaatgcataatatcattaattatgaattaaatggacaaaaagCGAGGAAGAACTAACATACCTCTCCATTAACGAAATACAACGGAGAAGTCGTAAAGATTGGACCAGCCTACTGAAGCAGTCTAAACGCAAATAAAACACGTCGCAGGGCTCGACATCAACGCTTGTCAGCTTAATATCAGAGACAAGttgattttttaaaaggccAAGTGAAAGAGAATTTTACTTGCTCGACCGAACAAGTAGCCTAGTCTGATTAAAAACGGCAATAACAATCACCAAAACACGATAATGATTCTGCATCCTTTAGTCTCAATGGCGACAGAAAGTGCATAATGTAATAAcgcaaagttaaacaaataagcgcagcaaacacaaagtgtgttaacaaagtgggttaaacatactgcggtaaaaatgtggagtttttaataacatgatacagttaagcagcatcacatcacagttgaaaatgtgacagatttcatgacaacaacaaacaagtaattaatattaagccacttacattttagacgcaatgttgattgtgtttttgttgtttcagcagCGAAAATAGTTGAAAGATAACAGCAGAACCATAACGTGTCAGTCTCACTACAAATCGTGTCTTAACGTTAAGCGGTGGGGCGCGCTTagcaaacaaccaaacatttccGCGCTCACTATTGACAAGCCAATCAAATAcgtttaaaacaaatatttttttaaatcagaccaaacacattttattttttattcaggagttatatatgtccaaaacaataacttttaattaataacagTAGCCTATTGATTAAAACATGGAGCTGATGAACAGGTGAAGGGAGACCGCATGCTCGTCCAGGGCGGGCACTGGTGACTCACagggcgggcccggccccctaaagcccgcccatggcgccgggactgctttgcctacgtttagcatgaggaaacaactctataactgtgttaataagtcagaatgcttgaaataccattaaaccccccctttaatcaatacgattgaggatgatcggatgcaaatttggatcttattgaagggggtggtgtactacaatctgtgatccgatcagcaggagaaaagtatgcatgtaaacgcgtgaatcgaagtatttttttaaatcggatccaaaaataccttgtgcacatgcgcagaacatttgtgctctagttcacgtcttatattaaactcttatatcacatgattctcgtcacagaaacgCGTAATAGCAAGGCAATAGCATCACACATTATTAAGGTAACGTTAACGGGGTCACGCACTTTACACGCGATGTACTAAACTCTGCAGCGTTAAGTATACTTTAAAactttaggctacttaaagcgATAAAATAGTGTTGTGCCttttaaaaattgtgttttcatcacctatatctgaaaacgtcttaagaacaactttctccaacccagctttgactttaatccagagataaagcgtaaactcgacgagagatgcttttttagatttgggctactgtttaaactgttaccACCAGTTGTTTTTTCTGCGGGTCAAAAACGAAATGATTTTGTTGCTAAGTTATTGGTATTtcggctgtgaatagtcattgggatcaGTGCCGCTGCTAGCCATTTTGGTGCCCTAAGCATAATTCCTTTATAATGCCCCCCACCCTAAGAAAAAAAACGTTTGTTTTTGccagtttatttttttgttgccAAACATATAACTTAATAGCAGAAAGTAAAATCTTCACAACTTTAGCCAACACACACTACACATTTGAAAGTGCAAACTTATACTTATAgaatatcaaaacagaaaaataccaaacttaaattatcaaaataatccagacatgtttttccccaagtacaatgtcactttaaataaattacattaaataaacatcaataagtaaacaagaatactaaatattcttaaataaaacaaagattcagagaactAAGTGTCACAGTAATGTTTGCTTCATATCATAAATCATgacgttttatatttatatatatttaagagtGATGAATTCTAACATGTGCACTGACTGCTACCGTTAACTTTTACTGAGAAAGTATTAACCACCGTCACGTCAAAATAAACCACAAAATAAACTACTGCTCAATATCTAAAGAAGAAAGTAAAAGCTGCGccagttatttgtaaaatggatatgcataggtaatgttttacagtaatgtttctcaaTTTAGCTTGCACTgaagttataaattataacaacataGTTTGCTAAACATTAATATCAGCACAGCAAGTTCGAGGCGCATTACGATTAGCAGCAGCTACAGCTGCAGCCCTTGCGCATTTCCCTTATTTAGAAGTGAATGATTAAACATGATGGACTTACCTGCAAGTAATGCACGGGGCGGGCATCATCCCgcagtttcttttttttcccATCCTGACTCCTGCTGTCTTTTCGGGGACATTTCCAAAAGTTGCCTTCTGACTGGCCGTTTCTATATCCGAAAGCTGCAGCCTGCgcgaggtcgcatatgcaggctgcatacgtcatcaagcttTATTTCagaactgaacattacattagcaagtcataagcatattacaacaatttacgattaactaagaataatagttaactttataattgttaatattacgAAATTAGAAagttttgatgacgtatgcagcctaaaaatgcgacctctggaggctgcagccttcggattgaaaaacggcCTCTGTCAAACTTCGTCAGGCGCCCGCGCGATCAACAGGCACAGACAATCAAAGGCTGGGGGGCATACTTTCTAGACTAGAGCCATTAAATTATCTCGTTCCTCCTTTTTTGTAACATATACATGGATAAAAAGGGCCTAATATAATAAACATCCATTTTTATGGAAAGAGTGGGCAGAAAAAGGAATTATTACAATAGCAAACCTATATGAGAAGGATAGTATAAAGTCGTTTGAAAAGTTGGCTGGTGAATATAATTTACCCAGAAATAACTACTGGAAGtatttacaaatacgacacctGGTAGTTGCTGTCATAGGGAAAGGAATAGAACCTCAACAATCAAACCTTCTCTCTCAGACTAGGAAAATAATGGGGATGGGACATGAAGCTGctatattttatgatatgttAGTTAAACAGACAATTTCCATATCTTATGCAACAATGTTAATATGGTCGACAGATTTGAACATCAACCTTACATGTAAGGAGTGGGATTGTATTTGTGAAAATATTAAGAGGGTCTCAAGGGACATTAAAATTAGACTAATTCAGTTTAAGATTTTGAATCGGTTTTATTGGACCCCGACTAGATTGTTTAGGTTGAAGCTGAGGGATAATCCAGACTGTTGGAAATGTAGCAACTCGGAAGGaactttttttcacatgttctgGGAATGTTCTATGATTAAGAATTATTGGTCAAAGATTCATGACTGTATTAAAAACATTACCCAGACTACGTTGGAGTTTTGCCCGAGGctatatgttttaaatgatcCACAAATGACAGCTAACTGTGGAGTTGCAGACTTCATCCAAACCAGTATAATggtaggaaaacaaataataatgagAAATTGGAAGAACGTAGGTGAGCCCTCCTTTCAGGAGTGGAGTATAGAATTGGCAAAAGTGGCTTCATATGAAAAAATTTGTTTCAATATCAATGCCGGGGCGGACAAATATTTGGCAAAATGGGGATTATATGTGCAATATATTGCTATTAGATGAGAACGTGGTGCATGttaagaaatatatattttgaatgtattttttgttttttttgtttttgttctttttgttctttttctttatagtaataatttatgtttatttaaaatgtatcatCATTGCGGGATACATGTTATGCTGGAAAGCATGATGGGAATACAATGTTGTTTATAATGTATCAGTGATgatcaaaaaaatgtaataaaatgctaatgataaaaaaaagggcctaataatatttttataggctaattaaataatttcagcattaaacatttttttcattaGGCTATTATTTTTGGTGCCCTCTCAGCACGTGGTGCCCTACGCACAGCGCGTGATGCGCGTTATGGGAGCGGCGGGGCtgattgggatgcttttgggttAGTCCATTCGGATAGTTTTGATTCACGAATCTGGCAACAttggctgtgcgcttgcgcagacATTCGATTCGGATtctatagaatgtacatgtaaacaaacattttaatcagattgcaatgatTAGGTGGCATGTGAAATGTATCgtcgtaaccttcaatcgtattaaattcagttggattgacaattttttttgcgCATGGAAACATAGCCACTGTGAGTCTTGTGTTGCAAAATCAcatcataatatttatataacacaAGATAACACTTAAcatatctctctttctctccagtatgatcTAATAGATTTGGTTAATGTACCTTAAAAAACCCATCTACTCATATACTCCCCTACTGAAAGACCGGCTAAAACCTGCCTAAgctttagctggtctcccaacCTTGTTTTAGCTGGTGTTGCAGGCTGGTTTTATAGGGGGTTTGGGCACTTTTTTGtgggtcaggctggaagaccagctgacccagcAGCTAAAACCAACttcctcccagcctgaccagctaaaaaaGTATCCAAAACCCATAAACCAACCTGCTACATTAGCTTAACCAGCAaaaaccaggctgggagaccagcaaAAAAACATCCATCATTAACTGCAGTTATGTCTGGCTGCGACTGCGATTATCTTCTCTTTGTCATCTCTTgtcacacagacaaacagacagacagatatctGATTTTATTCTGTAATCTGTGATCATGCAGAGAGACAGAATCACGCGAGGGATCTGGTGCGAAACGCTGACCTCACGCAGTGGGATGCTTTAGTGATCCTGTCTGGAGACGGACTGCTCTTTGAGGTGTGTACACACTGATCCaatacatttgtgtgtgtgtgttatcctcctcatgtaagtgtgtgtgtgttgtgtaggTGGTGAACGGTCTAATGGACAGGCCGGATTGGGAAAAGGCCATCCAGACTCCTGTGGGAATTCTGCCGGGAGGTTCAGGAAATGCGCTCGCTGCATCCGTTCATCATTACACCCAGTGAGTACAGAATAACACTCGTGTCTGATCTCACTGAACATCTTACATGTCTGATAATAACATACATATCTTCTGTAACTGAGCTCTTGACAGCAAGCATTGTGCACTGCAATATTATTATGCAATTCTAGAATGTTCATCAGTCAAACTGTGTGTCATTAATGCCGTGTTTAAATCTCTATGGGTCTTTCAAAATCAAGAATAAAAGTGCAAAGGTCACTAATCACCTGAGGTCAGGGGTCAGAGGTGAAGGGTTACACAAAGAGCGACACGCTACACTTAACACATCAGCTTCAGGGGTCTCTGGAGGGAAGCTTTGGGTTTATCTACACTAATAAGATGATTTATATTCATGAAACACACAGAAGATAAAGCACAAGTCCAGCAGCAATAGAGCGACTCTTCTCAGATAACAAATGATTTAACAGCCGAGGACAGGACTCATATATATACTGCTGTGTGCTATGACATTAACTCCCCCTACTGgcacacacaacacaacacaacaaggAAACAACCCTTATCAGTTTGCAACACTTGCTATACAACCTTGAAATAAAGAGAGGTCTTTTTGCATTTTGAATGCAAATTTGTGTGAAAATGTCAATCTGATAAGTCAAGAAGGAGAAACtgtatttgtgaccctggaccacaaaactagtcATAAGTCACAAGGGGATTATCCAAAAATACctttgtatgggtcaaaattataatttttatgcCAAATATCATTAGTATAATATCTAAAGATCATgttaaataaagatattttgtaaatgtcctatcgtaaatatatcaacaatgcatttatcattagtaatacgtgctaaggacttcatttggacaactttaaaggctattttctcaatatttttaaagtaatatttttaagtagtaATCTCTTATTTATTCAGAAGATGTATAAATatcaatttcaaaaaatgaaCCCTTATGATTGTTTTTTGTAGTCCAGTGTCACATCTGTCTCTCATTTCTCACAGTTGAAACCACAGTAGAGTTATTTCCTCCTGTTTCTACCACTAAAATCCCCAAAAATTGAGACACCAATTTACCATATGTATGAGAGATTTAACATATCATTGCTGTTACATAGACAACAACACAATTAAAATAATCAAACCTACTTATCTTACCAACGCTTGTGTAATCTTGTTGACCTCATAGCAGTTGAAATATGACAATAAGACCTTCAGGATGAGGACTGACTTGATTTTCACCTAAGCAGTCACTGTTaacaaaatacatatttatgcatttggcagacacttttattttagGTGACCTACAATGCATTCAAGGTATATGTGGTATTGTGTATGTCCAACATCTCATGTCCTTCATTCCCCATACAAGAACAAAATATAGCGACACAGAAATAAATCTTCTCCTTTAGGATGTATTACTGTGCGTTCAAACTAGGGTTTAATCCCGAGAAACGGGATTCCCGGGAAATCTTATCAAGACTATTTCCCGATTCCCGGGAAAAGTTATGACGGGAAACgggaaatttatatatatattttttatataaacgtgCGCTAGATTAGATTTGCAGCTGGCTTTTTCAATGACCACTAAGCCAGCCTCAGAGAAAATGAAAGACGGTGACTTCATGAGCATTCTAAACAAAGAGTTTTCCCTCTTCGAAGCCACCAAAAGGAGACCACCCCACCTGCAACAGCTGTTTGATGCTCTTAGCACTATATCTGTGGAGGCGGAGAGAGCGTTCTCTATTTGCGGCCAATTTGTTACAAAAATACGAAACCGCCTGAGTCCATCGACGCTCTCTGctttttaaaagcacatttccaaaaaaataaaataaatgaagggcaaggtgagaaataaaaatggtttgaaatgCAATGCTGATGTTGTGATAGACACTTTCGCTTGTAATTGCCCTATTGCAGCAGTGTTACTGTTTatgcgtttgttttagtttttaaattattatttcaatTCTGTTTTACCCTAGGCATGGCTCTGTCTTTAATCTTTCCgtgcacatttacacatttctgagggtcgtttgcttttatttatttaaaattgttttatttttaaaataaaaatataactgccctaataaagaaattgttgcttaacttgtaagtgacagttttgcgcgaaattgccctattgcggcagtgttactgtttgtgtttatgcttttgttttagttttttaaattattatttaaattcagttttagtCTACATAGGCATGGACCTGTCTTTAATTATTGCCGTGCACAGTTGCATTTTTCTGTGGgtcgtttgcttttatttagGGTAGTCAAAACTTGTAgcctatatttatttaaaagagaaatatacctgccctaataaagaaattgttgcttaacttCGAGTGATTATTCCTCAGTTATTCTTAATTAtagttttataattttaaagattttcagAAGTCACATACAATCCACCTGGCATTTCGCTACGGCAGGCTGTCACGCACGCAGCTCACTTGATCCGCAGCAGAATTGATCATTGCAAAAAACGTTGTTGATATGGACATAAACTGTGTTTCTTGCCCtaataatgatacaaataatataaaacatgttgGGAACGCATATTTGAATGATATTGATACATtacttgtgcaaaaaaaaaaacagctttttCCCGGGATTCCCGGGAAATGGGTCGTCTTTTCCCGGGATttgatttgatctaattttcgggaaaaatattaaaccctAGTTCAAACCAGCcgcgaatgaagcgaataaAACGCGCTATTCAtgcatagttggacgcttgaacattttgagttaactaacTACATTCGCACTTAAAATGCACATCAAATTCGTGTTATTCGCATTTGAAATTCATATGCGAATACGCTAACTTTGCCGGCTAGCTatatatagctcaaatgagtaaaaagtgttttttataaCTTACCGGATTGTCCAAACTCCTCACTCACTTTTTCCAAGCaagatcctttttattcctgtttctataaaagtacgaagatgtgTCGTACAACTGCAGGTGTCCACATACAGCGACAATGATTTTGTCATCCTTTGTTGTTTCGTATTTCTGCCTCCACTCGCTACGtcgtaatcatgtcactactagagcaaactCCTGATTGGTTGATGTTGTGcgaatatccgccaaagttGTCTCGCCTTATGCTATGCATGTCAAACTCTCGAAATAATGCAATTCGCATAAAATCACGTCATTCGCGGCGCCTCATTCGCACAAATCGCTCCATAGGATGTCTATCACGTCTTTAAGTTGACTTAACTTGTAAATCACTTGTGCTTAATGCTTCATTTGTGTCTGGTATGAATGCACCAGATGTTTCTTCTGTAaattttagttaaaacattCATGGGTGCTGATAGTTCCATGGTTATTGAACTGACATATAGAACCAGTGTGCTCATGGTGACCCAAGTTCAATTCCCATCCCTAAGGTCCTTTGCTGGACCTGCTCCCCTATCTCCACCCAACACTTTCCTGTCTACTCTCTAGACTATGCTGTCTAAATGCCAaaagccccccccccaaaaaaaaactttgtggtTGGAGGCGATGGTGTGATGGGTTGCCAAAAGTGTGTCTCCACCATATGTTCGGAGCACTGCCCAAGTTTAAATCCAGGCTTGAGGTCCTTTGCCCGTCCTTTACCATTTGTGATCTTGTTTGATTAATTTAAAAGCATAACTGTTTCTATTTCATTAAACTAATGactaattaatatttttttgggTTGTGTGTTTTTCCTCTCTAGAAAGCCTCAGGTGTGGGGTGAAGATCTGTTGATTAGTTGTGGGTTTGTACTCTGTAAGGGTCCGATCTCCAAGCTGGACCTTATCTCCATCCATCTGTCATCTGGTGTCCGTCTGTTCTCCTTCCTCTCCATCGCCTGGGGCTTCATTGCCGACATCGACATAGAAAGCGAGCAGTTCCGTCAAATCGGATCTTTGCGCTTCTTTGTGGGCACGATGGTCCGTCTGGCCTCTTTGCGGGTCTATCAGGGTAAGCTGTCTTTTCTCCCTGCTATAGACAATCCAGAGGCGGAGTCCTTTTCTACCCCAGGTTCCTCGACGGCCTGTGTGTCGCAAGCACAACGGACACTCAATAATCATACAAGCAACGAGAGGGCCGAACACAATGACTCTGAATGTAACTCAGATAACCGCCTGGTCGACCACCTCCTTGTCCCACTCGACCAGCCCGTCCCACAAACCTGGACGGTTGTAAAGGAGCAAGATTTTGTCCTGGTCATAGCCATGTTTCAGTCGCATGTGGGTGAGGATTTCTTGGCTGCTCCCAACGCCCGTACGGATGATGGGTTCATCCACCTGTTTTATATGACGGGCGGTATCTCTCGCCCCACATTGCTCAGACTCTTTCGGGCCATGCAGAGCGGCACGCACATGGACTGCGGATGCCCTCACCTGGTCTATCAGCGGGCGAGGGCGTTCAGACTGGAGCCGTTGACCCGGCCGGGTGTGATCACAGTAGACGGGGAGCAGGTGGAATATGGACCCCTACAAGCGCAGGCACATCGAGGAGTGGCCAGGatcatttctgaatgacctTTGAATTTAATGCACAGTTCAAGAAATGAAAATGATATAAACTGTTTATAAATACAGGAGTAACCGTAGATGAAGCAATACAGAACAGCACAAACCTTGACAACTTGAATTTAAcatgtttgtttaatttaaccTGGAagttgtaatacatttttataagacGACTATAGGGAATGTGtaaaaatactgtatgtatgttACAATGCAAAATTACTGTAACGATCCTAAAACGTAATTttataatacaaatatttttccTAGTGGTGAAATGTGGATAGGTTTCCTGAGATTTACTTTTGGTCTTTGATGTGTGTCGGTATAATGTTGGAAATTTTGCTGCTGGGGATCAATCAAAAAAGTGCCAATGTTGAACAAAATGATatagttgtttatttttctaTCACAAAGCAACacgttttatgtttattttaatgcaaGACAGCCTTGATTTCAATGTTAGAATATGTTTCTGTGGGATGTGTTTGATGTCATCAGTCATGTGTGTTCCTCCAGCAAGATGCTAAACTACACAAGCCGACTCCAGAAGTGACAGTGAAACATCATGTGAACAACACAAGTTCAAGTCAAGCATTATGTTGCAATTTCTAAAACAATTAGCAGACAATTGTAGTATAAATCTATATACCCAGATGTTAATGCAAAactttattcatataaattcagatataatataatataatataaagttgctttggataaaaatgtctgccaaatgcatgcatATACAAATGCATGCATCTAAAAGGTTTCTAATGGTTTTGAATGTCTCGGCCCACTAATCATGGTTTGACTTTAATGCATGCTGATCTTTGTAAACCCACTAAACACCGCTGGATCTCTTGTGTCTTTCCCTTTAGTGTCCATAAACACACTGTAGATGAGAGACAACAGCACACACATATTCACACACAGCATTAAGACTTTACTTAGTTCATTAGCTGCTCATGTGAAATAAGCTTTGTAGGTTTCGGTTAAAATTGTACTATTAAGAAATCGAAATATTCTGcatttatttttccattaaatATTTTGGCCCTAACCAGCCCCCCCACTCAAATTATTGTAAAATAGTAGTTTGTTAGATTTAcgattgggttaggggcttttaaaaaatattctcaATCTGTTAATTTCTCCAGAAAACAGCATGAGGCGCACttgaaatattacatttatttcagacagaaatcttttggatttGTTTATTGAgaaattgggacaaataataGACACACTGTAAAAGATTCAGTCGAAATCACAGTGTTTTGCAGCTAGTTGCCTGCAACTTACCGCATATCCAAATGTATGTTGTTATTTACTGCCAAGAGTTTGCTCAAAGTTACATAAATTTGAAATatcaacaagtctttatctttacagaataagaCTAGTTTTGCTGTGTAAAGAcgaagacttgtaaatgtttgatGTTCGTTtagctttgaacaaaatgttgccagtgaATGACATACATTTGGGTCTATGGTgggttactggcaaccagctgcaagttaCACATTTAATTtctacagcattttttttactgtgcAGTATCACTTTGTGGCAGTGCAGCACGATAATTTtaattcatgtagtattttaatttaagtATAAACCAGGGACCCcccaatttatatttttgtgctttataggggTGCCTTAATGCTTAGGAGGTCCGGGACCCCCCCCCATTCAAACACATGGATATAACCCAGTTTAGCTGCAGAAATGaatttattgtttatatatttcaaGAGGGTAAACTAGATTTTTGTTAACTATttgtcagatttttttctttcttttttggcATAATCTCACTTAATTAGATGTATTTATATAGACTTAATGAGATTTATTAAGATgttacactgttaaaagtgaa
This window of the Misgurnus anguillicaudatus chromosome 19, ASM2758022v2, whole genome shotgun sequence genome carries:
- the sphk1 gene encoding sphingosine kinase 1, which translates into the protein MDEPHASQRLKNGPAAGAHMHGLFTDAETGQVTYSLDLTDSCLTVQRITSSPSPPEHLDLRDCAGSRAHLAECEDGSAYLCAYFYPYRYRWMCSSPVRHRDERCFRLDQEDDAQANLREAERWARAIRQNSARCTGHSGDVLFSEVRRSCGVMVLVNPQSGRGQAMALYNTHIQRMLTEADIHHTLVITERQNHARDLVRNADLTQWDALVILSGDGLLFEVVNGLMDRPDWEKAIQTPVGILPGGSGNALAASVHHYTQKPQVWGEDLLISCGFVLCKGPISKLDLISIHLSSGVRLFSFLSIAWGFIADIDIESEQFRQIGSLRFFVGTMVRLASLRVYQGKLSFLPAIDNPEAESFSTPGSSTACVSQAQRTLNNHTSNERAEHNDSECNSDNRLVDHLLVPLDQPVPQTWTVVKEQDFVLVIAMFQSHVGEDFLAAPNARTDDGFIHLFYMTGGISRPTLLRLFRAMQSGTHMDCGCPHLVYQRARAFRLEPLTRPGVITVDGEQVEYGPLQAQAHRGVARIISE